The window TCGCGAATGGAACGGTGCAGCAGGGAGGTATCCTGCGTGACCATGCCAATGGAGCCGCGCAGGCTGTCTTGCGTCACGTGTGCGATGTTCTGGCCGTCAATGCAAATCTCCCCGCTGTCGACGTCATAGAAGCGCAGCAGCAAGTTGATCAGCGTGGATTTGCCGGCGCCAGAGCGGCCAACCAGGCCGATTTTTTCGCCCGGGCGGATGTTCAGGTTCAGGCCATCGAGCACCTGGCGTTCGCCATTGTAGTTGAAGCTCACATTGCTGAAGGTTACCGCCCCGCCGGAGGTCACCAGCACGCCCGCGTCCGGCGCATCCTGCACCTTGGCGCCCTGGGTCAGCGTCGCCATGCCATCCTGCACAGTGCCGATGCTCTCGAACAACGAGGTCATTTGCCACATGATCCAGTGCGACATGCCATTGATACGCAACGCCATGGCAGTGATTGCCGCTACGGCACCTGCGCCGACCTGACCCTGATGCCATAGCCACAGCGCATAACCACCGGCTGCCATGATCAACGCCACCACCAAGGCCTGGTTGACGATCTCGAATTGGCTGACCAGGCGCATCTGGCGGAAGCCGGTTTGCTTGAAATCCTCCATCGCCGCGCGCGCAAAGTGCGCTTCACGATTGGAGTGGGAGAACAGCTTCACCGTCGTGATGTTCGTGTAGGCGTCTGAGATACGCCCGGTCATCATCGACCGCGCATTGGCCTGTTCCTGCCCGACTTTTCCCAGGCGTGGCACGAAGTACAGCATGGCCAGCCCGAACAACACGATCCAGGCCACGAAAGGCAGCATCAGTTTCAGAGCGAAGCCACCGGCCAGTGCGATGATCGCGATGAAATACACCCCGATCCCGGGTGCGATTTCGATAAGGGTGAACAGCACGTCGCGCACCGCTAGCGCCGTCTGCATCACCTTGGTCGTGACTCGGCCGGAAAACTCATCGGAAAAAAACGAAAGGCTTTGCCGCAACATCAGGCGATGGAAGTCCCAGCGCAGCCGCAACGGCAAGTTAATTG is drawn from Pseudomonas sp. 31-12 and contains these coding sequences:
- a CDS encoding ABC transporter ATP-binding protein; protein product: MLRAFERRLDPFPPDEVPPPPAGLARFLWACTRGARGYILALALLSAGVSIYEAWLFSFLGQVVDLLSTWQAGGEAAEQESRVLWGMGIVMVASVGLVALRTMVQHQILAINLPLRLRWDFHRLMLRQSLSFFSDEFSGRVTTKVMQTALAVRDVLFTLIEIAPGIGVYFIAIIALAGGFALKLMLPFVAWIVLFGLAMLYFVPRLGKVGQEQANARSMMTGRISDAYTNITTVKLFSHSNREAHFARAAMEDFKQTGFRQMRLVSQFEIVNQALVVALIMAAGGYALWLWHQGQVGAGAVAAITAMALRINGMSHWIMWQMTSLFESIGTVQDGMATLTQGAKVQDAPDAGVLVTSGGAVTFSNVSFNYNGERQVLDGLNLNIRPGEKIGLVGRSGAGKSTLINLLLRFYDVDSGEICIDGQNIAHVTQDSLRGSIGMVTQDTSLLHRSIRDNIAYGRPDATDAQIRSAAASAQADGFISQLSDRQGHTGYDTLVGERGIKLSGGQRQRVAIARVMLKNAPILLLDEATSALDSEVEVAIQESLDEMMQGKTVIAIAHRLSTIAAMDRLIVMDDGRIIEQGTHAELLGKNGVYARLWHHQSGGFLGEDKGVVEAVDQV